Part of the Antechinus flavipes isolate AdamAnt ecotype Samford, QLD, Australia chromosome 2, AdamAnt_v2, whole genome shotgun sequence genome is shown below.
ggaaattttatatttctagatacttacttgcataaaatagagaaagagaagatcaatgaattcaCCTTCAAactaaaaaaaggtagaaaagaaacaaattaacccccccacattaaataccaaacttgaaattctaaaaataaaagaagaaatcaatgaaattgaaacttaagaaaaactattgaataaaataaataaaactaagagttggttttatgaaaaaaaaatagataaaactttagtcaatttgattagaaaagggaaagaggaaaatcaaattgttagactcaaaaacgaaaagggagaactatccaccaataaagagagaattagagcaattattaggagttactttgcccaactgtatgccaataaatatgaaaacctaagtgaaatgatggaatacctgcaaaaatatagattgcccagatgaacagaagaggaacaaaattacttaaatagtccattttagaaaaagaaataaaacaagttattaatcaactccctaagaaaaaatccccaggaccagatggatttacatgtgaattctaccaaatgtttaaaaaaaccaattaactccaatactatataaagtatttgaaaaaagggaataaggacccctatcaaattccttttatgacatagaaatggtactgatatctaaactagggaggatgaaaacagagaaagaaaattatggaccaatcaacctactgaatattgatgcaaaaaatcttaaatcaaatTATAGCAAAGAGGTTACATAAAATCATCACAGGATAATACATCACAGCCAATTAAGATccataacaggaatgcagggctggttcaatattaggaaaactattaacacataattgaatatatcaacaatcaagttaacaaaaatcatatgagtatctcaatagatgcagaaaaggcatatGATAGAATCCAACACCCACTCCTGATAGTTTACAAAGGATCACAATTAAAGATGATGAAAACCAGTCAGAAGAAGATACAAACATGGATCACTTTTGTAGTTTTCACAGTAACACACCCAAAAAACCTCATTATATGGAAGTACTGGAAACCAGAGCAAAGAATCCAATCTCTCCCCACAATAAATTTAGAACTAATATGCTACCTTCTGAATCTCACGACTCACCAAGTCATTCCCCACAGAGAACCAAGTCTCCAGTTTCTATGGAAGAAAGGCGGCGTAGGGATAAGAAACATTTGGATGACATCACAGCAGCTCGGCTGCCACTGCTTCACCATATGCCTACACAGTTGCTGCCTATGGAAGAATCTTTAGCCATTCAGAAACAGCAAAAGCAGAATTATGAGGAAATTCAAGGCAAGCTTGCTGCGCAAAAACTGGCTGAAAGATTGAATATTAAAATGCAGAGCTATAATCCTGAAGGTGCTGCATCAATGAAATACAGAGAAGTgagagatgaagatgaagatgagagATGAAGACAGTGAGGATGAAATGGAACCCCGTCTCAAGCCAGTCTTCATTCGAAAGAAGGACCGGGTAACAGTTCAAGAGCATGAGGCAGAAGCACTGAAGCAGAAAGAATTGGAGCAAGAGGCAAAACGTCTGGCTGAGGAGAGGCGCAAGTATACCCTCAAGATTGTGGAagaggagacaaagaaggaacTAGAGGAAAACAAACGTTCCTTGGCTGCCCTAGATGCACTCAATACAGATGatgagaatgaggaggaggaataTGAGGCATGGAAAGTTCAGGAGCTAAAACGAATTAAACGGGACAGAGAGGATCGAGAAGCGATCGAGAAGGAGAAAGCAGAGATTGAACGTATGCGAAACCTGACAGAAGAGGAAAGACGAGCTGAACTCCGAGCAAATGGCAAAGTTATTACCAACAAAGCTGTTAAGGGCAAATACAAGTTCTTGCA
Proteins encoded:
- the LOC127546747 gene encoding DNA-directed RNA polymerase II subunit GRINL1A-like, translating into MWGRICGEKTKQKTSISIRNWREAAKHKKLSKNASADNAVTQGRADSKSCMDFMVWCRLYKVESLQGKIYKRSVGHSALNPTPTPDSLQRITIKDDENQSEEDTNMDHFCSFHSNTPKKPHYMEVLETRAKNPISPHNKFRTNMLPSESHDSPSHSPQRTKSPVSMEERRRRDKKHLDDITAARLPLLHHMPTQLLPMEESLAIQKQQKQNYEEIQGKLAAQKLAERLNIKMQSYNPEGAASMKYREVRDEDEDER